The nucleotide sequence ATGAATCCCTTTTAAGCACAGTACGAATAGCATTTACCATAGTATTCGTATCCATCCCTGAACCCGCTAAATCCGTTGATACATCAAATGCGGAAGTTCCTCTTTGAGTAAAGTCCATCTGATCATCTTGCTCAGGTTCATCTTCAGGTATAAAATCCTGCAAGTCGGGAAGCTCTTCCAATTCTTTTACAGTATTTTTTTCTTGTTTTTTTTCGGTTCCACTTGAAACACCGTTTTTTGATGCAGAAGCTTGTGAGTCATCCTTTATATTCTCAAAATCTTCATCGATCAAGTCAGCGTCACTCGGCTCTGTGGTACCATCCGATATCGAATCCTCATCTACCGGTTCAGCCTCTATCATATCAGATTCCGGCGCAGCTCTTTCTTCATCATCTATAAACGGCATTTCTACGGGTTCATCTATACTTATATTCAAATTTTTACCGGTTTCTGTTTTTGCCGATTCCTCAGTATTAACGGGCTGAAATAGGTCAGGAACAAAACGTTCTAAAAGAATCTGAGCCCCTAAAACAAAGCTTCCGCTTATCAAAGCGATGATAAGCGAACGCAAGAGTATCGTAGAAAAGCGTACCCCGCTTATCAGACCTAATAGGAAAGACAGAGCCAAAGCAGCTATTGTACATATAAGGGGAATTCTAAATTTTGCCACGACTCCGGTAACCTCCTAATTTTAAATTAAAAAACTTAAATCTATTCCCACTTTCTTCCAAACAGTTTTTGTAAAAAGCCGGAAAGGCCTGAATATTCATTATAATCCGTTTTTTCAAGTTTTGCAACTATGTGGCGCAAACAACTCGCCGCTTTACTTTTCGGAGCAGATATAAAGAAGGGCTTTTGCTTTAAAACAGCCTGTTCAACCGCAGGATCATTGTAAATAAAGCCTAAGTACTCGACTTTTAGGTTTAAAAACTGGGCTACTATCTGTATCATGCGTTCGGCTATTTTTTTCCCTTCAAGGGCGGAATTTACACGATTTACAACCATTTTTAGGTTTAAATCATAGTTCTCAACTTCGGTTGCGATTATTTTTATAATTCCGTAAGCATCGGTTATAGCCGTAGGTTCCGAAGTGGTAACAATAACAACCTCGTCGGCGGCGGCAACAAAGCTGAGAACGTTTTTGGAAACACCTGCACTGGTGTCGATTATTATTATATCCGCCTCTGCAAGGGTGTATAATTCTTTAATAAAATCGGACCTTTCGGCTTCTTCCATATTTGCAATCTTTGAAAAACCTGAAGCTCCGGCAACAAATTTTATTCCGTACTCCGTATCGATTATGATGTCCGACATTTTCTTTTGTTTTTTCATTACATGATAAAGATTGAATTTCGGAATTATGTTCATCATAACATTTACGTTTGCAAGGCCAAGATCCGCATCGATTACAATAACGTTTTTTCCCATCTTGGCATAAGCAATAGCCATATTTGTTGAAATATTTGTTTTTCCGACTCCGCCCTTTCCGCTGGTTACGGCAATAATCCTTGTCTTCCTTTTAGGAGGAAGGTCTGAAAGTACAGCCTTATCACTGCTGTTTTTATTTTTCATTAATGTTTTTAAATCTTCTGCCTGATCCGTCATCTTAGCTCCATACTATAGAAATTTCGTCATTGAAATTTTCATTGATATAATCCAAAGAGAACCCTGCAAGTTTTCTTAACAAAACAAGCTTGGAAGCCCGAGCTATGTCCTTGGGTACTGTTTGGCCTTCGGTTATATAGGCGACAGGAATCTCGTATTCATCCAGTACACTGATAATACTGCCCACATGAGCCGTTTCATCAAGTTTTGTAATTATAAGGCTCGAAAAATTAAAAACGGAATATTGTTTTATTATTTCGATTATGTCGGCAGCCTTAGTTACGGCACTTACTACAAGATGGGTTTCAATCCGGCCCGGCTCTATCTCATCGAAATACTTTTGCATCTCAAGTATCTTTTCGGGATCGGTCGGACTTCGCCCTGTCGTATCTATACATATAATATCGGCAGAATCCTTATATAGATCGAGATATTTGTGTAAATCTAATGGGTCGGTTGCTATGATAAGGGGGATCCCCATGTGCTCGCAGTATTTTTTTATTTGAAAGGCCGCACCTATTCTGTATTGATCGATAGTTATTACCCTCACATCAAGAGAGCGCTTTTCAAGCTTAGAAACAGCCAGAATATAGTAGGCGGCAAGTTTTGCAAGGGTTGTCGTCTTGCCTATACCTGTGGGCCCGACCAAGGCAATAAGTTTTTGCTTTTTAGATGAATCGTCATTTTCTGTTTCTTCAAGTTTTATCTGTATGGAAGAAGCTATCCAGTCAAGAACTTTTTTTTGGACAAGCTCAAAATCGTTTAATTCGGCTAAACTCAAATTTTTAGATATTTTTTCTTTTATGGAGCGGATATATTTAGCGGTAAAATCATTTTCTTCCAAAAGAGCTACAATTTTCGAAATGTTTTCATGCTCCTGGGAAGGAGAGTTCTTTAGCCTTATTTCTTCTACCAGCCTTTCAACGGTTTCTGCAAGGTTTTTAAATTCCTTAGATTCAATATCGGTTTTTATGGGAGAAGAACTTTGATTTTCAAGCTTTTCGATATAGGGCATCATCTTCGCGGCCATTTCTTCCGATTGAGCCGCAGCCAGTTTCATTATTTTTAAACGCTCTTCTGCAAGATTTGCCGGAGAATATGGTTTTATGGGAGCAACAGCTGACTTAGATTTAACTTCTTCTTCATTATTTGAGAATTTGGGAACGAAGGCTTCATTTTGAATATTGAAACTCAACCTTATCGTTTCTTTATTAAAAAGACTAAGGAAGCCTTCATTTCTTTTTACCTCGCGGCGGGTAATCATTATATTAGGCCCATACTTTTCTTGAATTTTTTGAATACACTTTTCGTATGTTGAAGCTTCCTCGACAAATGTTTCCATAATAAACTTTATACCACCCGAAGCCATTATAAAACATTTTTATAAATTTTACAATACAGATACGGGATGTTTATTTTGACCTTTTAGAGCTTATTGCATTAATAAATTTACAATTATCTTTATGAGAACGGACGGCAACTCTGATATGATTATCTCCGAGACTTTTAAAACTGCTGCAGGTTCTGATTAAGATTCCCTTTTTTTCAAAAAACTTTAAAGCATCCGTATCTTTTGCATTTAAAACTTTAAGAAGAATAAAATTGCACTGGCTTTTATAGGCTTGGAACTTTATCTCCCCTCTTGTTCCGTATTTTTCGATATTTTCAAGTAAAAAAGCTCTTTCTTTTTGAATATAGTCCTTGCTTTTTTCTATAAAATCCTCATCAAAAAAGATTGCAGGAGCAGCAGCTTCTGCAAAGGCGTTTATGTGCCAAGCTATCTCGATTTTAGAAAGAGCGGCGGCCGTATCGGTTGAAGTGCAGGCATAACCCAGACGTATCCCCGGAAGGGCAAAAAATTTGGTTGCAGCCCTTATTATACAGATATTTTTATAGCCGTCTTTCTTAAAAAGGCTGATGCTGTCATAGTCAGGCGGGCAAAACTCGTAAAAAGCCTCATCTAAAAGCAAAAAAGCACCTGTTTTTTGTACAAGAGAATAAATTTGTAAAAGAGCAGTTTTTTCTATTCTTAAGCCTGTGGGATTATTCGGATTCCCCAAGATGAGAAGGTCGCCTGACTTAAGTTTTTTTTCAAGGCCGGCAATATCGGGCAAAAAATCCGGAAGATAAGGAAGCTCTAAAACCGGTTTATTATGAACAAGAGCCCTAAAT is from Treponema denticola and encodes:
- the flhF gene encoding flagellar biosynthesis protein FlhF, whose amino-acid sequence is MASGGIKFIMETFVEEASTYEKCIQKIQEKYGPNIMITRREVKRNEGFLSLFNKETIRLSFNIQNEAFVPKFSNNEEEVKSKSAVAPIKPYSPANLAEERLKIMKLAAAQSEEMAAKMMPYIEKLENQSSSPIKTDIESKEFKNLAETVERLVEEIRLKNSPSQEHENISKIVALLEENDFTAKYIRSIKEKISKNLSLAELNDFELVQKKVLDWIASSIQIKLEETENDDSSKKQKLIALVGPTGIGKTTTLAKLAAYYILAVSKLEKRSLDVRVITIDQYRIGAAFQIKKYCEHMGIPLIIATDPLDLHKYLDLYKDSADIICIDTTGRSPTDPEKILEMQKYFDEIEPGRIETHLVVSAVTKAADIIEIIKQYSVFNFSSLIITKLDETAHVGSIISVLDEYEIPVAYITEGQTVPKDIARASKLVLLRKLAGFSLDYINENFNDEISIVWS
- a CDS encoding pyridoxal phosphate-dependent aminotransferase, whose amino-acid sequence is MEHGGVLSYKKKDEVLIDFSSNINPLMAPKGLKKALSASFNNLLVYPDIRYRSLKKVTAEYLKCGPENIILGNGAVEIIDNFCSMFKRVVLCTPCFSEYGFRALVHNKPVLELPYLPDFLPDIAGLEKKLKSGDLLILGNPNNPTGLRIEKTALLQIYSLVQKTGAFLLLDEAFYEFCPPDYDSISLFKKDGYKNICIIRAATKFFALPGIRLGYACTSTDTAAALSKIEIAWHINAFAEAAAPAIFFDEDFIEKSKDYIQKERAFLLENIEKYGTRGEIKFQAYKSQCNFILLKVLNAKDTDALKFFEKKGILIRTCSSFKSLGDNHIRVAVRSHKDNCKFINAISSKRSK
- a CDS encoding MinD/ParA family protein encodes the protein MTDQAEDLKTLMKNKNSSDKAVLSDLPPKRKTRIIAVTSGKGGVGKTNISTNMAIAYAKMGKNVIVIDADLGLANVNVMMNIIPKFNLYHVMKKQKKMSDIIIDTEYGIKFVAGASGFSKIANMEEAERSDFIKELYTLAEADIIIIDTSAGVSKNVLSFVAAADEVVIVTTSEPTAITDAYGIIKIIATEVENYDLNLKMVVNRVNSALEGKKIAERMIQIVAQFLNLKVEYLGFIYNDPAVEQAVLKQKPFFISAPKSKAASCLRHIVAKLEKTDYNEYSGLSGFLQKLFGRKWE
- a CDS encoding YndM family protein, which codes for MAKFRIPLICTIAALALSFLLGLISGVRFSTILLRSLIIALISGSFVLGAQILLERFVPDLFQPVNTEESAKTETGKNLNISIDEPVEMPFIDDEERAAPESDMIEAEPVDEDSISDGTTEPSDADLIDEDFENIKDDSQASASKNGVSSGTEKKQEKNTVKELEELPDLQDFIPEDEPEQDDQMDFTQRGTSAFDVSTDLAGSGMDTNTMVNAIRTVLKRDS